Below is a window of Pleurodeles waltl isolate 20211129_DDA chromosome 4_1, aPleWal1.hap1.20221129, whole genome shotgun sequence DNA.
AGTGGAGTAACACAGACACCATGCTAATCTGCAGGGCAGCGGCAATCTCATGATAGAAAGGGGTCTGTCAGAGTGGCAATGTCATTTTCTGTGGAGGCACTCATCACCCAGGAGAGGGAGGAAGACAGTTTGTAGTGCCCTCACCCTGTCAGCACAAAGAGTAGGGCAGCAGTGAGCCCAACCTGTTGGGAGCTCTAGCAAGGAGCGACCACCATCTTAGCCTGTTAAGCCATGCCCCTCACCAGTGAAAGTTGAAGAGCTGTATGAAAGAAGACCCAAGGACTCTTGATTTCTGCTGGCCCCAagggactggaactgctctccaagaGTTAAGTGGCCGGCCTCATGTTACCTGCTGCAGGGGCACAAAAAGCAGAAGAAGGCTTTGCTGACCATTGTGGGCAGGACCCCTCAAGACTGACTAGAGGAGTTTTCACTGCTGTTGTGGAAATTAGGGGgttagtgatttttttatttttttccatctcCGAAGGACCAGGGCAAGGTGCTGAGGATTCTCTAGAACGAACGGGTCCTTAATTGGTAAGAAATGCAGGTTTGTTTCACTCAGAGCTCCTTAGTATAAAGAAAAGGTTTTTGTGGGATCACATAGCAAAGTTATTTGGCTTTGTGAAGGCCAGTCCTGCCTCACTAATGCATTTTGAGAATCAAAAAGTTACTAAATCTGACCCAGGTGATACAGCAAATCTACCCTAACAGTGAAGGACCATTGGTGGGTGATCAAAGATGAAATATCTGACCTTAACAGACCCTCAGCAGCTTCAGAAAGTTGCATTGCCCTCCTGGAAGACCGGAACACTAAATGTAGAATGTGCCAGAAAATAGAAAACTTTGACTGTCGGCCTGAAACCATGGAATTTTGCCTTAAAATGCACATCTCCagtttaccttattatattttgttTGGTTGCTGCATTTTTGCTCATTAAACTGTTCTTGACTGTGCCCAAATTCTTTTGCAAATAATATTGTGTTGGTTACTTGACCTTAAAACAGGTTGTTATTGCTTGAACGTGGGCATTTCTATAAAGACATGCCTGCTGCGTGTGTCAGTGGCTGAGCAGAGATTGTCTTTGACCTGTACTGTGTCATAAATAGAGTCTACATATTGCGTTGGTAGGGGTATACCCTTCCCAAACTGATAAACCAACTTCTGGCAAGCATCCATCAAGCTAACACTACATATGAGCGGGTATGACCATATCGCACCAGTCATGAAATGTCTTCATAGTCTCCCAGGTAAACACATATTGATATCAAGCGTCAGGTTGTCTGAGCCAAGCACTAGGCTTACTGAAAAGAATATCTGGCTTGCTTCCATCTCCATTGTCCTAGCTACACACCATGCGGGATCCTAAAGTCTCGACCAACTGCTAGCACCAAAAACAAAGGAACGAAGCACTAAGGCAAGATCTGAAATAGATACGTTTATACCTGAAATTCCCATGGAGATAGCTAAAGAACCTTCCTGCATTCAGGCATGTCCTCCAGAAAATAGACATATTTAGTGTAATTATTAAACTAATCACTGGGTTCTATCCTAAGTAGTTTTTCACCAAGGAAAAGGGACAGATATAATAACATGTATCAAGTGCACTGCAGCAATATTATAACTAACACGGTGTCCTTCTGATATGCCAGAAGGAGATGTGCAAGTGATTTTAGTTTCCTTAACACATCAGTTCTTGACACATTGGTTGTCACAAACAAACTTAAGAACCAATTCACCTTTCCCAGTGCCCAAGCACTGGTGTTCTCAAATTGGTGTCTGAACATGTGTTGTAAATATTACAGCACTTTAGGGGTGATGTAGACCTGAGACCAAATTGAAGAAGTAGTGGTAAACGGTTGTCCACTAGCACCTACCTTGTAAATAACAAAACACGTAGGATCTACTTGGAGATGCCACAGTGGAAAACTCAACAGATACAAGCAGAAAGACTCTGGTGATTCAATTTTAtcctcatgctgctgataatgagTATGATGGAAGCAATGGTGTTCTAGTTTTTTCAAGCTGAAGAAAGAGATTATAACCAAAAGGGCTACTAAATGCTGAATTATTGACCGCATAAGAGCCTATCTTCTACCTCTCCTAAATGtgccattgcttttggaaatcACGGTCCCAGTAATGGAAGATCAATGCCCCACCTCTCTTTACTTGCAAGAAATTTTGAATTACATTCTCTGACATGGATGGAGACCCTAAGGGTAGATATTTTGGCAGTGCCTTATATAAAAAGTTCTCAATGTTAATCCAGCTTTCTTTTAAATTAATCATTCACCACTTATTGTGTTGTTGTTGTCGGTTTAATATTACATATTTAGAATAGAAGCCTGGTTGCACAATGTTGATATTCAGTCacagaaatatttaaaaagaactGTTACAGTGGACGTTCAGTTCACTCCTCTATTCATCATTCCTTTTACATCAATCTCCTGAGCTGCAGATAGGTCAAACTCCTAAAAGTATACGTCACTGGCTAGACTAGTCCATGATACATAAAACGAGATCTCACACTCCCAAATTAAGAAAAATACAACTGCATAATTGTCCCCATCACCTGCCCATCTTAATCCTCAAGGTCCTGCCACCATGTTCTCCATTTCACAAACTCCTCCTGACTGCTTTCAGTGATGTGCACTTTGCCTCTGGTCTGAGGGTATGCTGGCCATGGATGGGAAGCTCTCTCTCCTCAGCCTGTAACTTTGTGGTTGGCAGCCATTATCATGGCTGAAGTTACAAATCTTCTCACTTGGACCTCAGAATTCCTAAATAAGTTCCGGGTAAGGAGTCTCAAGCAAGAGTATGAATTCATGTGCATGTTTACATGACCAGGAGCACCCCTTCAGAAGGATTAAAGAAGTAAATCGCAGTATTGTGAAAGAGCACATCAATTAATGCTCTGATTGAGTTAATATTCACTGTCACACATGTAATTGTAGTCTGCGCTCCAGCTATCTGTTGTGCAGTATTCTGAGTCCATCTTAAGGTACTGACAACATACGGCCTCCTTTCCTAAGTGGCAAGCCGGGGAGAGCCTCTGCAGAACTGTCGCACTGAATTGGTAGGTGAGCTTTTTTCTGATTTTCATGATTTCGCCGGTCCGGCTGTAATTCCTCAGAGCGCGCGCCATCTTCTGGTAAGTCATGGTCTTGCGGTTGCCTTTTCGTTTCCCCCAGAGCTCTGCCAGTGTCTCCTTGTTCTTGGATATGAACTGGAAGACTCCGTTGCGTTGATCAACCCACTGAATACAGTGGCACATGCATGGGTCATGCAGAGACTCATGGAGGTACTCAAAAAGGCGCAGCTTTTTTCGACCTAGAGAACAAGAAAAAGAGTCACATGTAAAAAGCTGCCAAGACATAATCCAAATACACACCATGTTTATCCTCTAACTTTGTGTGTGTAGAGGTAGCACATGAGATCACGGCACACACATGTGGTATCACTGCAAAACAAAAGATGATAAATTGAAGATACCTGCCATGATGTGTGCAATCAGCTCCATTTTTTTAACTATATGTGCTAATGATGTTTGAGCTATGCTCCTAAGCAAATgggtaaataatatttatttaccgaGTGATTTCTAGCATGCAATATTTATGTTCTTGCTCAATTAGCACATAAATAATTAAATGCATGTTTAAGTTTACAAGCAAGGAACCTTTTGCAGAATGGCTGACAAAAGAAGAAGCTGATTGAACGCTccgatatatatttttaaaatctttATCAGACTGCAGGGGTTTATGCGTCATCAAAGTGAACCTCACCAAGTGGCTTCTAATAAGGGCAGCTAAAACTACATTCTTAGGGGTGATAACAAGTCAATAAAGTACCATTGCACAACACGGGCATATGTGTGATTGACGTGTAGCATTCACGGCCATACTTTACAGTTAGATCACCTGATGTAATGTGCTTGTCAGTAGTGGTGGTGGGGGAATATTAGATGGAATGGGGAAGGGGATGATTAAAGGTGTTGCTCAGCACACACAGTCTCCCACAGTGgtggccgctgcaaatctcaagggggcatgggaggaggagaggggtcctggtgaaataaatattttatttaaaaacatacCCATTCCCAAACCCGTCACTGCCTCACTGCTCTTCTcttatggtgtcccagcattccctgggacaccaacacaggctctccagcaatcctggtgctgctctcctgctaaacttagcatgagagcagcaccaggattggtccaAGCatcttggtctgccgctcagacagcacattggagcctgtgcagtttctccaatgcCGGGTTGGAGAAAACTAGGGcccatgtttttactttttttttgcgctgcatttgtgtcattttttgacgcagaagcggcgcaaatgtgcaaaatagaattgtattttgtaagtttgcaccacctttgcatcacaaaacgacacaaatgcagcgctaaaaaaaatataaatatggacagAGATggatggccaaatacacatgcacacttagtgcacagactccactccccctccccacaCCTTTCTCCTGTTGATCAGGCCCACACCTCCAAGCACATGCTGCTGgccgagccagcagctgtaaaacaaaacgataatgaaatataattttattttacagctgcaggCTCTTGGGCAGGGGAAACGCCTCCGCCATTGCAGAGGGTCCGCTCCTGGTCCCTGTTGTGATGTAACTTAGAAGTTCTAGACTGTGAGGCGTGCGGGATTCCAAGGTTGCCATTTGGACTGGAACCTCGGAGAAGACCGAGGCCAGGTTGTGTATTTCCCAAATAAACTTTGTGGCAGAAATCCCTATGGGTCCGGACGTTTATTCATAACAGTCTCCCATAATACCAGGGTCAGCTCAATGGCGGGACATCATGGTACATCAAGGAACAGGAGGGGCACTAAATGGTACACTAAAAGAGGAGGGTGCAGGAGGATGTAGGAGGGAAGGAAAGAATAGACAGCAACCTGTCATATGGGTCATTTAGGATTAGCCCGACCAGCTTTTTTCCTCCAGCTCTGGCCAGTTACCAGGTCCCCAGCCTGAGTTAATTGTGCTTGGGGTAATTTTCACCTGTGAACCGATTTGGGATGCTACTTATAGATTTAGGTATAGCAATCAATACGGAGTCCAGGAAAGTGTGTATTTCATGCCAGAATGGTGGCAGCCCTGGGCAGGATTAAAACAAGTGAGAGGTAGATTGCAGTATTGTGATCCACATCTCCAACAGAGGTTATTAAGAGAACATAGAAGTAATATAGCTCATTAAAGTATGTTTATTCAACACGTGCTCCATTCAAAGGCCTACTATTTTGTGTGTCATGTCGGAAGTTCCAGTCTGTGTGTATAGTCTAACTTCAATATGTTCTGCCATTTTATTCTGGTTTCATGTTCCACTCGAATATACATCCGTGATCAGAACAATGTTAATCCCAGAATTCTTTCCTTTGGATGTGCTTTACTTTGTAATATAGGAAAGTGTTGAGTCTTTTTGGAGGATAAGTGATATATTCCCCCTCAGAGAATGGATATTTCCAACCCTGGGCAAGGTAAGGTTCTATTCCTGACTAAGGCCTTTAATTGATTTAGGGGATTCTCCGTAAATTACGTTGCATATGCCCTGTGACTCCAAGGCCTGCCACCTAAACGTGGAGTCTCCTATCACTAACCCAGCATTGTTCCATATAGAAGGACTATCGTGGATCTGATAGAGTACTTTCAGTCATTATGTATGCCATATCCCAAAAGGCCAGCACAGCGCTCACCGACAGGGGTAGAGAAGGGCTTTTAAGGTGAATATAGATGAAATCCACACAGCTCGTGAAGATAAGATATATTCAATATACGTTACAAGAACAATGGAACCCCCAGCCAGCTGCAGCAAAGTATAACTGTCATCTGAGTTTGGCTCTAACTCAGCATTCCAACTTAGCAACATCCTTAACATTCTAAGCCTAACCAGTTTTAATGTACAGAACACCACAAGGcctcttttttttaatgctagaaTAGCCAGGACGAGTGTATGTCCGTTCTGTGGCTACCCAGATGGATGATGTCTGCAGCCAGGTGTGGTATTATTGGGATAATTGGTTTGTTGGGTGGTATGAAAATGTGTAAGGGAGTTTCAAGCCGCTTGATGTGGTGGCTGCATATCATTTGGATGGGCAAAGTGTCAATTTCCTACCTGCCCACACAAAATGTCTATTCCCCATGACCATAGATCTTAATACTTCAGAAGGGATCACGATGGACAGCATGTCCAGCAAATTTATGTGCTTCAGAGCTGCTATAACTTTATCACCTACACCCTCCCCCACCACTACAGTTCGATTCTGTTCTATTCATATGGATTtctaaagcgcatagctacccagtAAGGCCTCCAGTGATAAGACCGAATTCAGGTAAAGTAGCATTGTGCCAACATACTAGCTGAAAAGCAGTTGCAGAGATaaccaaaataaaaatgaattatcaACCTTCTCAATTATATGTTGGGTATTGTCCATAACAATATTAACTAACCCTCCTTGTTATTAGTATGTCAACATATTTCATATGTGACATGAACAATTTTAAATACAACCTCTGTACCACCAATGTGCCATGGTTCCTAGTAAGTGTTAGCAATTCACTTTTATCCCAGGTAATTGTATCACCGGAGAAGGTCGAGAAGGAGTTTATGAGAGCTATTATGGAATGTATTTATGTTGTTAAGCATTAGCATCTCATCGGCTAGAGCAGAAGCTCTTTTAACCCTTCCCATTGCCTCTGTCAAAGGTTCCAGTGCAAGGCTCAACAGAGGAAGGGATAGCAGGAAGCCATACCTTGTCCTCTGGCAAATAGGTGAGGTTTCTGACTAGAAATCATCACTGTCCATAAAAGTCAGGTGATCGTATAGTCAGTCGCCTTACCTTGGTTACAAAATCCAGGCTTATTCCTGCTTTTTGATGACATGAAAAAGGAAGCCCTACATGCCTTTTCAGCATTTAAAGAAACTGCCACAGCACCCTCAGGGTAGTATGCTTCTTTCCACAATATGTCAGAAACAAGGTTAGATGGTTTCTGGAGGTTCGCCCTGGCCCGAAGTCTACCTCTGAGTCAATCATCAGGTTTAGGATGACTTTTCTCCAGTGGCTTGGCAAGATGTTGGCCAGAAGTTTGTTACCCAAATTGATGAGCAAGGTAATCCTATAGATAGAACATTGCCTGGGTTTGGAGCAAGAGTGATAATGGCTCTGTTAAACTCTTTACTCACCTCCCCTGCGGATTCAGCCTATTTTGTACAACTTGTTTAATATAGGGGGAATCAATGTTTTGCTTATCTCATAGAATTCATCATGTGATCAACATTTCCACGAAGCTCGTTTGAAGGAGATCTCACCTCCTCTATTATTTCTATTGAGATCTTGCCCTCCATCTGTTGCAGATCTCTCAATCACGTCAACACAATGGTCAAAGCATCAACCTCCTGTTTTTCTTAGTCTGAAAATTCTCCCTTTTCCTCAAATTGACCACCAGGTAGAGCTAAGGAGAGCTCTAGGGATGGCTTGCGTAAacaattattattatgttttttacatagactattatgttatatgttaaaacgtactgtaaagcaTGAGGGTATAAATGCACTTCTATAGTATATCAAATAAGGCAGCCCTATTATCTAAATACAAAGGTTTGAAATTTGTGTTCTAAAAAGAATATGGAGAGAGATTGATTTAATGTTTTGTGGCAATGCGCTTCATAAATTGGAGGCTAGAGTAGAGGAAGCACAACCCCCTAATGAGGGCCTGTGAAAGAAAGGCACTGAGAAGAGACATTGTTCACCTGATCAGATCAGATATTGGTGCAGGTTACCGACAAAAATGACAATATATACATTTGGGGAACGGACATTAAGTCCTAAATTAGACTCAGGCCTGAACTGGAAGGCAAATAAGTTGTGCTGCAATAGGTGTGGCTGAGGAAAAGTGTTGGCAGATTTTGTTGTGCATTTGATTTTGAGACACTTAAGGTCAGGGAAGTAATCATTTATTTAAGCCTAAATACAAAGCATTGTAACAATCAAGCCCAATCTAGGCCACCATACTTGCCCTTCTGCCCTTTCCTGATTAAAAAGTGGAAACATTTTTTGATTTTGGACATTTGAATGGTGCACAAGCAGACAGCATTAGAAACGTGATCAATCATTTTAGCTGAGCATCTATTTTTTATTTCTAGACTTTTAACAGTGGTTGATGGAAATTGAAAAGGATTACAAGCATTAGGCCAAAATTGTGGTTATTATTTTAAGAAGTTCAACCTCTTACCtatctttctacagggtcatttccacttttttgccttcctcctccccttttttgcttttgctgaattcatttagttggccttaggactctgtgggctttaccactgctagccagtactAAAATGTTTGTGCGCTTTtcttaaaacatgataaaattggatgTCCCCAATTGGCATTTACCTATATGCTTCTAGTGAAATGCACTATGTGCCCCCAGGGCCTGTACTTTATATGCtagtagtgagcctgcagcactgactgtgccaaccgcttaagtagccctttaaaatgtctcaggcctgccagtgcaactgctgtgtgtgcaggttcaaactgttgtgtcaaaa
It encodes the following:
- the SPIC gene encoding transcription factor Spi-C, whose product is MGNDTVLDTGHYEFHGYMMASLNIGMFDIKHLVLLLARPAACAWRCGPDQQEKGRKKLRLFEYLHESLHDPCMCHCIQWVDQRNGVFQFISKNKETLAELWGKRKGNRKTMTYQKMARALRNYSRTGEIMKIRKKLTYQFSATVLQRLSPACHLGKEAVCCQYLKMDSEYCTTDSWSADYNYMCDSEY